In Solanum stenotomum isolate F172 chromosome 6, ASM1918654v1, whole genome shotgun sequence, one DNA window encodes the following:
- the LOC125867433 gene encoding cytosolic sulfotransferase 12-like, translating into MSKSQTSPQIPPKYLQEDELSDECTKLLLTLPKERGWLASHIYNYQGFWATPRIIQGVIACQQQFQAQDSDIILVTTPKSGTTWLKALLFGLVNRVKHPIFEQNHPLLIKNPHDLVPFLELTLYVDGQVPDFSSSTTPRLLSTHLRFASLPKSVQDSETKLVYLCRNPKDTFISMWHFVNNLRLHHKDTNSIGKVFDLFCNGVSVYGPFWDHVLDYWKASIENPNKVLFLMYEEIKEQPNIQIKRLAEFLVCPFSIKEENCGVVDEILRMCSFKNLSNLEVNTTGKLSTGEENKVFFRRGEIGDWKNHFTTEMSEKLNYIIEQKFQGSGLRF; encoded by the coding sequence ATGTCAAAGTCTCAAACTTCTCCCCAAATTCCTCCCAAGTATTTACAAGAGGATGAACTTAGTGATGAGTGTACGAAATTGCTCTTAACTCTACCAAAAGAAAGAGGATGGCTTGCATCACATATCTATAATTACCAAGGTTTTTGGGCAACACCAAGAATCATTCAAGGTGTGATTGCTTGTCAACAACAATTTCAGGCTCAAGATAGTGATATTATCCTTGTTACAACTCCTAAATCAGGAACCACTTGGCTAAAAGCACTTTTATTTGGTTTAGTGAATCGAGTAAAACATCCTATTTTTGAACAAAATCACCCTTTACTTATCAAGAACCCTCATGATCTTGTTCCATTCTTGGAACTTACACTCTATGTTGATGGACAAGTCCCTGATTTCTCATCCTCCACCACACCTAGACTCTTGTCAACTCATTTGCGCTTTGCTTCATTACCAAAATCTGTCCAAGATTCAGAAACCAAACTTGTTTACTTATGTAGGAATCCTAAGGACACTTTCATTTCCATGTGGCATTTTGTAAACAACTTAAGACTTCATCACAAAGATACCAATTCCATTGGAAAAGTGTTTGATCTTTTTTGCAATGGTGTGAGCGTTTATGGTCCATTTTGGGATCACGTGTTAGATTATTGGAAAGCAAGTATAGAAAATCCTAACAAAGTACTTTTCTTGAtgtatgaagaaattaaagaacaaCCAAACATTCAGATTAAACGCTTAGCTGAATTCTTGGTATGTCCATTTTCTATAAAGGAAGAAAATTGTGGAGTTGTAGATGAAATATTAAGAATGTGTAGCTTTAAGAATTTGAGCAATTTGGAGGTGAATACAACTGGAAAGTTGTCAACTGGAGAGGAAAATAAAGTGTTCTTTCGGAGAGGAGAAATTGGAGATTGGAAGAATCATTTTACTACAGAGATGAGTGAGAAACTCAATTATATCATTGAACAAAAATTTCAAGGATCTGGATTAAggttttaa
- the LOC125867431 gene encoding cytosolic sulfotransferase 12-like isoform X2, translated as MTTYLPKHLQDQEGLSEECKNFFSVLPKEKGWMGSYIYNYQGFWASPRIIQGVIACQQQFQAQDSDIILVTTPKSGTTWLKALLFGLVNRIKHPIFEQNHPLLIKNPHDLVPFLELKFYVDGQVPDFSSFTTPRLLSTHLPFASLPKSVQDSKTKLVYLCRNPKDTFISMWHFMNNLRFHHKDTNSIEEMFDLFCKGISAYGPFWDHVLDYWKQSIENPNKVLFLMYEEIKEQPKTHLKRLAEFLECPFSIKEENCGVVDEILTMCSFKNLSNLEVNTIGKLSTGEENKVFFRRGEIGDWKNYFTTEMSEKLNYVIEQKFQGSGLRFSYI; from the exons ATGACAACATATCTTCCCAAACACTTACAAGATCAAGAGGGTCTAAGTGAAGAGTGTAAGAATTTTTTCTCAGTCttaccaaaagaaaaaggatggaTGGGATCATATATTTACAACTATCAAGGTTTTTGGGCATCGCCAAGAATAATTCAAG GCGTGATTGCTTGTCAACAACAATTTCAAGCTCAAGATAGTGATATCATCCTTGTTACAACTCCTAAATCAGGAACCACTTGGCTAAAAGCACTTTTATTTGGTTTAGTAAATCGAATAAAACATCCTATTTTTGAACAAAATCACCCTTTACTTATTAAGAACCCTCATGATCTTGTTCCATTCTTGGAACTTAAATTCTATGTTGATGGACAAGTCCCTGATTTCTCATCCTTCACCACACCTAGACTCTTGTCAACTCATTTGCCCTTTGCTTCATTACCAAAATCTGTCCAAGATTCAAAAACCAAACTTGTTTACTTATGTAGGAATCCTAAGGACACTTTCATTTCTATGTGGCATTTTATGAACAACTTAAGATTTCATCATAAAGATACCAATTCCATTGAAGAAATGTTTGATCTTTTTTGTAAGGGGATAAGCGCTTACGGTCCATTTTGGGATCACGTGTTAGATTATTGGAAACAAAGCATAGAAAATCCTAACAAAGTACTTTTCTTGAtgtatgaagaaattaaagaacaaCCAAAAACGCATCTTAAGCGCTTAGCTGAATTTTTGGAATGTCCATTTTCTATAAAGGAAGAAAATTGTGGAGTTGTAGATGAAATATTGACAATGTGTAGCTTTAAGAATTTGAGCAATTTGGAGGTGAATACAATTGGGAAGTTGTCAACTGGAGAGGAAAATAAAGTGTTCTTTCGTAGAGGAGAAATTGGAGATTGGAAGAATTATTTTACTACAGAGATGAGTGAGAAACTCAACTATGTCATTGAACAAAAATTTCAAGGATCTGGACTAAGATTTTCATACATTTGA